The following are encoded together in the Salinibacterium sp. UTAS2018 genome:
- a CDS encoding DUF485 domain-containing protein: protein MSDESSPTKKVSSPPGETATAPGARTGLDYQAEEKNPAFIELKRRHRSFVFPLTIFFLVWYFAYVILAAYAHDFMATPVFGVINVGLLLGFGQFITTFVITMTYVSFANRRLDPLAAELRADLAAKESAA from the coding sequence ATGTCTGATGAAAGTTCCCCCACTAAGAAAGTAAGTTCCCCGCCCGGCGAGACCGCTACTGCGCCCGGTGCTCGCACCGGACTCGACTATCAAGCCGAGGAAAAGAACCCAGCATTCATCGAACTCAAACGGCGACACCGCTCGTTCGTGTTCCCACTGACGATCTTTTTTCTGGTCTGGTACTTCGCCTACGTCATTCTCGCGGCGTACGCTCACGACTTCATGGCGACGCCGGTCTTTGGCGTGATCAATGTCGGGCTGCTACTCGGCTTTGGCCAATTCATCACAACGTTTGTCATCACCATGACCTACGTTTCTTTCGCGAACCGCCGGCTTGATCCTCTTGCCGCCGAGCTTCGAGCCGACCTCGCAGCAAAGGAGTCTGCAGCATGA
- a CDS encoding response regulator, translated as MAQTEPAGTETPDQSANQNIAVAVVDDHESVRLGLKAAFIDSGYDFVLAAATVKELVEGLNGREVDVVVLDLSLGDGSTVTDNVKNVQATGSAVLVHSIADRVASVREALAAGAAGVIPKSSATKTVLAAAATVARGEVLNNLEWATAIDADRDFSKAQLGRREREILHLYASGLPLKLAAQQLGIGYSTAREYLDRIRVKYVEVGRPAPTKVDLLRRAVEDGILPGLDSEGGDGR; from the coding sequence ATGGCCCAGACAGAACCCGCCGGGACAGAGACGCCCGATCAGAGCGCCAATCAGAATATTGCCGTTGCGGTAGTAGATGACCACGAGTCAGTGCGCTTGGGGCTCAAAGCGGCGTTCATTGACTCTGGCTACGACTTCGTTCTCGCCGCGGCGACCGTGAAAGAGCTGGTTGAAGGTCTCAACGGACGCGAAGTCGACGTTGTTGTGCTTGACCTGTCGCTCGGCGACGGCTCGACCGTCACCGACAACGTGAAGAACGTACAAGCCACGGGGTCCGCGGTTCTCGTGCACAGCATTGCTGACCGCGTCGCTAGCGTGCGTGAAGCGCTCGCAGCCGGAGCCGCCGGGGTTATTCCGAAGTCATCTGCCACGAAGACCGTTCTGGCTGCTGCGGCAACTGTGGCGCGCGGCGAGGTCCTCAATAACCTTGAGTGGGCGACCGCGATTGACGCCGACCGCGACTTCTCCAAAGCACAGCTCGGGCGCCGCGAACGCGAAATTCTTCACCTCTACGCTTCGGGCCTGCCGCTCAAGCTCGCGGCGCAGCAGTTGGGTATTGGGTATTCCACGGCTCGCGAGTACCTCGACCGCATTCGCGTGAAGTATGTCGAGGTTGGGCGTCCGGCGCCGACCAAGGTGGACCTGCTTCGTCGTGCCGTCGAAGACGGTATCTTGCCCGGCTTGGACTCTGAAGGCGGCGATGGCCGCTAG
- a CDS encoding LuxR C-terminal-related transcriptional regulator, whose product MTQISEPSDFDLIQQATREIASSTGFSLSFGGLTSGIELTVNAFSGARTGKLDGLKVRKERGLGGLAMAQRSPRFTRDYEHSPDITHDYDGAVLGEGVVSLLAIPIIAGGRLRGLIYAGSHSLVEPDTAAARPAVAIAAALGNELAIRDEVTRRLVAQRSHQSRGLSPVTEEHLREQFAQLRQVAATVKDRDVRKKLHDIGRGLTDALSVGDAEVLSRERSLKLSPRETDVLSCVALGYSNSRTAALLSLTEQTVKGYLGSAMKKLDASSRFTAVSTARKLGLLP is encoded by the coding sequence ATGACGCAGATATCTGAACCAAGTGACTTTGATTTGATCCAGCAGGCCACTCGAGAGATTGCCTCGAGCACGGGCTTCAGCCTGTCGTTCGGCGGTCTCACCTCCGGAATCGAACTCACCGTGAATGCGTTCAGCGGTGCTCGAACCGGCAAATTAGATGGCCTCAAAGTGAGAAAAGAACGCGGCCTTGGCGGACTCGCCATGGCTCAGCGCAGTCCACGTTTTACGCGTGACTACGAGCATTCGCCCGACATCACTCATGATTACGATGGGGCTGTCTTAGGCGAAGGCGTTGTCTCCCTCTTGGCGATTCCGATCATTGCGGGGGGAAGGCTCCGCGGGCTGATTTACGCCGGATCGCACTCTCTCGTCGAGCCGGACACTGCGGCAGCTCGACCAGCCGTAGCGATCGCTGCTGCACTGGGCAATGAGCTGGCTATTCGTGACGAAGTGACGCGCCGGCTGGTGGCGCAGAGGTCACATCAGAGCAGGGGGTTGTCTCCCGTTACAGAGGAGCATCTTCGAGAACAGTTTGCGCAGCTTCGACAGGTGGCGGCGACGGTGAAGGATCGCGACGTCAGAAAGAAGCTGCACGACATCGGCCGCGGGCTCACAGACGCGCTCAGCGTTGGCGACGCCGAAGTGTTGTCGCGCGAACGTAGCCTGAAGCTTTCGCCCCGGGAGACGGATGTGCTGTCGTGCGTCGCGCTCGGGTACAGTAACTCGCGCACTGCTGCACTGCTGTCGCTCACTGAACAAACGGTCAAGGGATACCTGGGCAGCGCGATGAAAAAGCTCGATGCCTCATCGAGATTCACGGCGGTCTCGACGGCGCGCAAGCTTGGACTTCTGCCGTAG
- a CDS encoding class I SAM-dependent RNA methyltransferase: MGELLGKMIEVDVTNIAHGGVSVARYDGRVVFVSDAIPGERVLARITDDKKKSFWRAETVKVVTPSEHRQEHVWSAASVDRDPDNRAGGAEFGHIELSHQRELKAQILSESLERMAKVTLAPVVEAVPGDDERQGLGWRTRVSLHVDEHGNVGPFAARSHRVISVADLPLATAELSNGAPLDQNFSGFDRVDVLNPSSGGVRLIMGKQKPQVITETVGEREFTLLDSGFWQVHHGAAQVLTSAVQDAIDPELFDPAASNLDLYGGVGLFAAAVGDKFGPATKITSVEAESAATDHAAHNLSEWLGAHAETGRVDHWLRQHLKEATAAERTRLEKATIILDPPRSGAGREVVNLVARAQPAQVVYVACDPVAFARDVAFFAERGYELSSVRAFDLFPHTHHVEAVGTFTRR, encoded by the coding sequence ATGGGTGAATTGCTGGGCAAAATGATCGAAGTAGACGTTACCAACATTGCGCACGGGGGTGTCAGTGTGGCGCGGTACGACGGCCGTGTCGTGTTCGTCTCCGACGCGATCCCGGGAGAGCGGGTGCTCGCGCGCATTACCGACGACAAAAAGAAGTCGTTCTGGCGTGCGGAGACCGTAAAGGTTGTCACGCCGAGTGAGCACCGCCAAGAGCACGTCTGGTCGGCGGCGAGCGTTGATCGCGATCCCGACAACCGTGCTGGCGGAGCCGAGTTCGGCCACATTGAGCTCAGCCACCAACGCGAGCTCAAGGCTCAGATCCTCAGCGAGTCGCTTGAGCGTATGGCCAAGGTCACGCTCGCGCCGGTCGTTGAAGCGGTTCCCGGCGACGACGAACGCCAGGGACTCGGATGGCGCACTCGCGTCAGCCTGCATGTTGACGAACACGGAAACGTTGGTCCGTTCGCGGCTCGGTCACACCGCGTTATCTCGGTCGCCGATCTGCCGCTCGCCACTGCCGAGCTTTCGAATGGTGCACCGCTCGATCAGAACTTTTCGGGTTTCGATCGCGTTGACGTGCTCAACCCCAGCAGCGGCGGAGTGCGCCTCATCATGGGAAAGCAGAAGCCTCAGGTCATCACTGAAACCGTCGGAGAGCGCGAATTCACGCTGCTCGATTCCGGGTTCTGGCAGGTTCACCATGGCGCCGCCCAAGTGCTGACCTCGGCGGTGCAAGACGCTATTGATCCCGAACTCTTCGACCCCGCGGCATCCAACTTGGATCTCTATGGTGGCGTTGGCCTGTTCGCCGCGGCCGTGGGTGACAAGTTCGGCCCCGCAACCAAGATCACCTCGGTTGAAGCCGAGTCCGCTGCCACTGACCACGCCGCGCACAACCTGTCGGAATGGTTGGGTGCTCACGCCGAAACCGGTCGCGTCGACCACTGGCTTCGCCAGCACTTGAAGGAAGCGACGGCCGCTGAACGCACTCGCCTTGAGAAGGCCACCATCATTCTCGACCCCCCGCGTTCGGGTGCTGGTCGTGAAGTGGTGAATCTGGTGGCTCGCGCTCAGCCTGCCCAGGTCGTTTACGTTGCCTGTGACCCGGTGGCGTTCGCTCGGGATGTTGCCTTCTTTGCGGAGCGCGGCTACGAGCTCTCGAGCGTTCGCGCTTTCGATCTCTTCCCCCACACCCACCACGTTGAAGCTGTGGGAACGTTCACACGCCGCTAA
- a CDS encoding AMP-binding protein, which produces MPDAPSLERVSAHRVAARLRHQSDSYAEIYEHSTRAPDDFWLQQADCVDWITPPTLSSPSHAQEPGTDHGSWFADGTMNISVNALDRHVAAGRGHHPALITDSAMIGEKSVLTYAELLERVRKFAGALHELGVGAGDRVLIYLPMISEAVVAMLACARIGAIHSVVFGGFAANELAVRINDATPSVIVTATGGLEPSRQVEYLPIVHQAIGLSTGSVRYVVVKDRPQIDGDITEYASGAASGGSPDVSWLDWDELESSALPADAVEMRAQDPLYILYTSGTTGSPKGVVRDTGGYAVALQWAMTNIYAVGPDSTIFTASDVGWVVGHSFIVYGPLLAGAATVLYEGKPIGTPDAGTFWRIIQDYAVDVLYTAPTALRAIRREDPTLDELEKYDTSSLQAIYLAGERLDTETWHWANDGIHVPIVDHWWQTETGWPICANPRGVQQLESKAGSTGVPMPGFVPRILDREGNDVTKPGTEGNIAIQLPLPPGALIGLWGSTERFENSYLAEFPGYYATGDAGYFDDDGYLFVMGRTDDVINVAGHRLSTGSFEEVISQHPDVAECAVLGLHDELKGQRAAAFITMKHGRNRDEGALAIELVALVREVIGPVAAFRDVMVVERLPKTRSGKILRKTIRQIFDGEEVRIPPTIEDVTVLDAIYTAAGRTRIQ; this is translated from the coding sequence ATGCCAGATGCCCCTTCGCTAGAGCGAGTTTCGGCTCACAGAGTGGCCGCCCGCCTGCGACACCAATCCGATTCGTACGCCGAAATCTACGAGCACTCCACTCGTGCTCCCGATGACTTCTGGCTCCAACAAGCTGACTGCGTTGACTGGATTACACCACCAACTCTGTCTTCCCCCAGCCACGCCCAGGAGCCGGGAACCGATCACGGCAGTTGGTTTGCCGACGGCACCATGAACATCAGCGTCAACGCGCTCGACCGCCACGTTGCTGCGGGCCGCGGCCATCATCCGGCGCTGATCACCGACTCCGCAATGATCGGCGAGAAGAGTGTGCTCACCTACGCGGAGCTTCTTGAGCGCGTCAGAAAGTTCGCCGGTGCTCTCCACGAACTTGGTGTTGGCGCGGGCGATCGCGTGCTTATCTACCTGCCGATGATCTCCGAAGCCGTCGTTGCCATGCTGGCCTGCGCTCGGATCGGCGCCATTCACTCGGTCGTATTCGGGGGCTTTGCCGCCAACGAGCTTGCTGTTCGCATCAACGATGCCACTCCCTCCGTCATCGTCACCGCGACGGGAGGCCTTGAGCCTTCCCGCCAGGTGGAATACCTGCCTATCGTGCATCAGGCGATCGGGCTCAGCACCGGCAGCGTGCGCTACGTCGTTGTTAAAGATCGACCCCAGATCGATGGGGACATCACTGAATACGCCTCGGGCGCGGCCAGCGGCGGCTCTCCCGACGTCTCGTGGCTGGACTGGGATGAACTCGAGTCGAGCGCGTTACCCGCCGACGCCGTAGAAATGCGCGCGCAGGACCCGCTCTACATTCTTTACACCTCCGGAACCACCGGAAGCCCGAAGGGTGTTGTGCGCGACACCGGCGGGTACGCTGTGGCGCTGCAGTGGGCGATGACCAATATCTACGCGGTGGGGCCCGACAGCACCATCTTTACTGCATCGGATGTCGGCTGGGTCGTCGGTCATTCCTTTATCGTTTACGGCCCTCTCCTGGCGGGCGCGGCGACGGTGCTCTACGAGGGAAAGCCGATTGGCACCCCCGATGCGGGAACGTTCTGGCGCATCATCCAGGATTACGCAGTGGATGTGCTCTACACGGCCCCCACAGCGCTCCGCGCAATCCGCCGCGAAGACCCCACGCTCGATGAGCTAGAGAAATACGACACCTCCAGCTTGCAAGCGATCTACCTGGCCGGCGAGCGTCTCGATACGGAGACGTGGCACTGGGCCAACGACGGCATCCACGTTCCGATCGTCGACCACTGGTGGCAGACCGAAACCGGGTGGCCGATCTGCGCCAACCCGCGCGGCGTTCAGCAGCTGGAATCGAAGGCGGGCTCGACGGGCGTGCCGATGCCGGGATTCGTTCCCCGCATCCTCGACCGCGAAGGCAATGACGTCACGAAACCGGGCACCGAGGGAAACATCGCGATCCAGTTACCGCTTCCTCCCGGCGCTCTCATCGGGCTGTGGGGAAGCACAGAACGGTTCGAAAACTCCTACCTCGCCGAATTCCCGGGCTACTACGCCACTGGTGACGCGGGTTACTTCGACGATGACGGCTATCTCTTCGTAATGGGGCGCACCGATGACGTCATTAACGTCGCCGGCCATCGCCTCTCGACGGGGTCGTTCGAGGAAGTGATCTCCCAACATCCGGATGTCGCTGAATGCGCCGTTCTCGGACTCCACGACGAGCTGAAGGGCCAGCGGGCCGCGGCCTTCATCACGATGAAGCACGGCAGGAATCGTGATGAGGGCGCCCTCGCTATTGAGCTTGTGGCGCTGGTGCGCGAGGTCATTGGGCCGGTCGCTGCCTTCCGGGACGTCATGGTTGTCGAGCGTCTCCCCAAGACCCGCTCGGGAAAGATCCTGCGCAAAACCATTCGTCAGATCTTCGACGGCGAGGAAGTTCGCATACCGCCGACGATCGAGGATGTCACCGTGCTTGATGCGATCTACACCGCCGCTGGCCGAACCCGCATTCAGTAG
- a CDS encoding nucleoside triphosphate pyrophosphatase — protein sequence MRLYLASTSPARLATLRAAGVDPVLLASGVDEDAVAAAAPGPLDVPALVELLARAKAEAVVGALVNGAPIDGFILGGDSAFELDGELFGKPHEPEIARQRWHAQRGRTGVLHSGHWLIDHRGGQIRGATGAVSSASVSFAANMSDAEIDAYVATGEPLKVAGSFTIDSLGTAFIERIEGDPHAVVGLSVSLVRQLMREFDAEWTDLWNIDRPTL from the coding sequence GTGCGCCTTTATCTTGCTTCCACCTCTCCCGCGCGGCTCGCAACACTGCGCGCGGCGGGCGTCGACCCCGTACTTTTGGCCTCGGGCGTTGACGAAGACGCTGTGGCTGCTGCAGCTCCCGGCCCCCTCGACGTCCCCGCGCTTGTTGAGTTGTTGGCCCGCGCCAAAGCCGAAGCAGTTGTTGGCGCGCTGGTGAACGGCGCCCCCATCGATGGCTTCATTCTGGGGGGAGATTCCGCTTTCGAATTGGATGGCGAATTATTCGGAAAGCCGCATGAACCAGAAATTGCGCGGCAACGGTGGCACGCGCAGCGCGGCCGCACCGGCGTCTTGCACTCGGGTCACTGGCTGATCGATCACCGTGGTGGCCAAATTCGTGGCGCGACCGGTGCCGTTTCGAGCGCCAGCGTGAGCTTTGCCGCCAACATGTCGGATGCTGAAATCGACGCTTACGTCGCTACCGGAGAGCCGCTGAAGGTTGCGGGCTCGTTCACGATCGACAGCCTCGGCACCGCTTTCATCGAACGCATTGAAGGCGATCCGCATGCTGTGGTGGGGCTCTCGGTCTCGTTGGTACGCCAACTCATGCGCGAGTTCGATGCCGAGTGGACCGATCTCTGGAACATCGATCGCCCGACTCTGTAG
- a CDS encoding biotin carboxylase N-terminal domain-containing protein codes for MARITKVLIANRGEIAVRVIRAAKDSGIGSVAVYADQDRDARHVKLADEAYALEGSTSAETYLVIDKILSIARRSGADAIHPGYGFLAENAEFARAVIEAGIIWIGPSPEAIEKLGDKVSARHIAEKVGAPLAPGTLNPVSGADEVLDFVDIHGLPVAIKAAFGGGGRGLKVARTREEIPELFDSATREAVAAFGRGECFVEKYLDQPRHVETQCLADAHGNVVVISTRDCSLQRRHQKLVEEAPAPFLSDEQNKALYESSKAILREVGYLGAGTCEFLVAKDGTISFLEVNTRLQVEHPVSEEVTGIDLVREQFRIAEGGVLDYDDPIPRGHSFEFRINGEDAGLNFMPSPGPVHVLRVPGGPGIRVDSGVTTGDEISGAFDSLLAKLIVTGSSREDALERSRRALDEFEVAGLPTVLPFHRKIVRDPAFTSEPFSIYTRWIETDFENDIEPWTGSLADETPVVARHNVVVEVNGKRVEVNLPSKLVPSTSTGATLSAAPKRRAASSVNTITGASVKAPMQATIVKVAVAEGDKVVKGDLILVLEAMKMEQPLVAHKDGIVSTLNASVGQTVSSGHLLMNIADEDA; via the coding sequence ATGGCTCGTATTACGAAGGTACTCATCGCCAACCGCGGAGAGATCGCCGTTCGCGTTATCCGCGCGGCTAAAGACAGTGGCATCGGTTCAGTGGCGGTCTACGCCGACCAGGATCGGGATGCTCGGCACGTGAAGCTCGCTGACGAGGCGTACGCGCTCGAGGGCTCCACGAGCGCTGAGACTTATCTCGTGATCGACAAGATTCTGTCGATCGCGCGCCGTTCCGGTGCCGACGCCATTCACCCGGGCTATGGCTTCCTCGCCGAGAACGCTGAGTTCGCTCGCGCCGTGATCGAGGCAGGCATCATCTGGATCGGCCCGTCTCCCGAAGCCATCGAGAAGCTGGGCGACAAGGTTTCGGCCCGCCACATCGCTGAGAAGGTGGGCGCACCACTCGCCCCCGGAACTCTCAACCCAGTGTCGGGAGCAGACGAGGTTCTCGACTTCGTTGACATCCACGGTCTTCCCGTTGCCATCAAGGCTGCATTCGGCGGCGGCGGTCGCGGCCTCAAGGTTGCTCGCACCCGCGAAGAAATCCCGGAGCTGTTCGACTCCGCTACCCGCGAGGCTGTTGCCGCGTTCGGTCGCGGCGAGTGCTTCGTAGAGAAGTACCTCGACCAGCCCCGCCACGTCGAGACCCAGTGCCTGGCGGATGCCCACGGCAACGTCGTCGTGATCTCCACCCGCGACTGCTCGCTGCAGCGTCGCCACCAGAAACTTGTCGAAGAAGCACCGGCTCCGTTCCTCTCTGATGAGCAGAACAAGGCCCTGTACGAGTCTTCCAAGGCCATCCTGCGCGAAGTGGGCTACCTCGGAGCCGGCACGTGTGAGTTCCTCGTTGCCAAGGACGGCACGATTTCTTTCCTCGAAGTGAACACGCGCCTCCAGGTCGAGCATCCCGTGTCTGAAGAAGTCACCGGCATTGACCTCGTGCGCGAACAGTTCCGCATCGCTGAGGGTGGAGTTCTCGATTACGACGACCCCATCCCGCGTGGTCACTCGTTCGAGTTCCGCATCAACGGTGAAGACGCGGGCCTGAACTTCATGCCCTCCCCCGGTCCGGTTCACGTTCTGCGCGTGCCCGGCGGCCCCGGCATCCGCGTCGACAGCGGTGTCACGACCGGCGACGAGATCAGTGGAGCCTTCGACTCCCTGCTCGCCAAGCTCATCGTTACCGGCTCCAGCCGCGAGGATGCTCTCGAGCGTTCGCGCCGCGCCCTCGACGAGTTCGAGGTTGCTGGCCTCCCCACGGTGCTGCCGTTCCACCGCAAGATCGTTCGCGACCCTGCCTTCACGAGCGAACCGTTCAGCATTTACACGCGCTGGATCGAGACCGACTTCGAGAACGACATTGAGCCTTGGACCGGATCCCTTGCCGACGAGACTCCGGTCGTGGCACGCCACAACGTGGTCGTCGAGGTCAACGGCAAGCGCGTCGAAGTGAATCTTCCCTCCAAGCTCGTACCGAGCACCTCCACCGGCGCAACGCTCTCGGCCGCTCCCAAGCGTCGCGCAGCATCCAGCGTCAACACGATCACTGGCGCCTCGGTCAAGGCGCCGATGCAGGCCACGATCGTGAAGGTTGCGGTTGCCGAGGGCGACAAGGTCGTCAAGGGCGACCTGATCCTCGTGCTTGAGGCCATGAAGATGGAACAGCCGCTCGTCGCTCACAAGGACGGCATCGTCTCGACTCTGAATGCCAGCGTCGGCCAGACTGTATCCTCTGGTCACCTGCTCATGAACATCGCTGACGAGGACGCGTAA